Proteins from one Tautonia marina genomic window:
- the dacB gene encoding D-alanyl-D-alanine carboxypeptidase/D-alanyl-D-alanine endopeptidase, which produces MRRNRGAWGAWIALLLATPVMAGPDATADRVRKILATPGFEIGHWGVLVVDRASGEVVFEHQADHLFIPAEVGQLFASAAVLEGLGGDYRFQTPIHRLGEVGPDGTLDGDLILVAVGDPSLGGRTSPRDGSLLYRDVDHTRAGTTQGAMLVEADPLAGLDHLAREVKAAGIVAVTGEVIIDDRLFPETPVEGGAPSKVSSIAVNDNLIDVVITPASEPGMPAEINTVPPSRYYATEARVDTVVEGEAPRIELRREGTRRFSIRGQVPVGHPPIVQVYEVEHPADFARAALIEQLRGRGVRVEASPLGDNPSDRLPTRVEVDSLPRVALYMSPPLREYVRVTLKVGHHAHAALLPLLLSSADEPRSLTNGLRRQGTIFQQLGLPGEGISLSSGIGTHRTDRVSPRAVVALLRAMQGRPAAQAFETALPVIGREGTALDIVAAESPARGHGRAHAGTAWTVDETTGKPFLLSKGLAGYLETASGRDLAFAVFVNHVPTSGETAERGVTNLSASRVLGALCEAFYDDQSPQPRSAAVPQFPLQPPGAIPPSREHASNAPDPQADTIEGIGRIGRSR; this is translated from the coding sequence ATGCGACGCAATCGCGGGGCGTGGGGAGCCTGGATCGCGTTGCTCCTGGCGACTCCGGTCATGGCCGGGCCGGATGCAACGGCGGATCGGGTCCGGAAAATCCTGGCAACGCCGGGGTTCGAGATTGGCCATTGGGGAGTCCTGGTCGTCGATCGCGCTTCAGGCGAGGTTGTCTTCGAGCACCAGGCGGATCATCTGTTCATTCCGGCTGAAGTCGGCCAGTTGTTCGCGTCCGCGGCGGTTCTGGAAGGACTGGGGGGGGATTACCGATTCCAGACCCCCATTCACCGCCTTGGCGAAGTCGGTCCAGACGGCACCCTGGACGGCGACTTGATCCTCGTCGCCGTGGGGGATCCGAGCCTGGGGGGACGAACGAGCCCTCGAGACGGATCGCTTCTCTATCGAGACGTGGACCATACCCGGGCCGGCACGACCCAGGGGGCCATGCTCGTCGAGGCCGACCCGCTTGCCGGGCTCGACCACCTGGCCCGAGAGGTCAAGGCGGCCGGAATCGTGGCAGTGACCGGTGAGGTCATCATCGATGATCGGCTGTTTCCGGAAACCCCGGTTGAAGGTGGGGCGCCGTCGAAGGTCTCAAGTATCGCGGTGAACGACAACCTGATTGATGTGGTCATCACTCCTGCATCCGAACCGGGGATGCCGGCAGAAATTAACACGGTGCCACCCTCACGCTATTATGCCACCGAGGCCCGCGTTGACACCGTCGTCGAAGGGGAGGCCCCTCGAATTGAGCTTCGTCGCGAAGGGACGAGGCGTTTTTCGATCCGGGGACAGGTCCCAGTCGGTCATCCGCCGATCGTCCAGGTGTACGAGGTTGAGCATCCGGCTGATTTTGCTCGAGCGGCCTTGATCGAGCAACTTCGAGGCCGAGGTGTGCGCGTTGAGGCCTCTCCCCTGGGAGACAACCCTTCGGATCGCCTGCCGACCCGAGTCGAGGTCGATTCGCTGCCGAGGGTGGCTCTCTATATGTCTCCGCCGCTTCGAGAGTATGTCCGGGTCACGCTCAAGGTAGGCCACCATGCACATGCCGCGCTCCTTCCCCTGTTGCTCTCATCGGCCGATGAACCTCGTTCGCTGACGAATGGCTTGCGTCGTCAGGGAACCATCTTCCAGCAGCTGGGTTTGCCGGGAGAAGGCATCAGCCTGTCTTCGGGAATAGGAACTCATCGAACGGATCGGGTTTCTCCCCGAGCGGTGGTGGCGCTGCTCAGGGCCATGCAGGGGCGTCCTGCTGCTCAGGCATTTGAAACGGCTTTGCCGGTCATTGGCCGTGAGGGTACGGCGCTCGACATTGTGGCGGCCGAGAGCCCCGCTCGGGGGCATGGGCGTGCTCATGCTGGAACGGCCTGGACGGTCGATGAAACCACCGGCAAGCCGTTTCTGCTCAGCAAGGGGCTGGCGGGTTATCTGGAAACCGCCTCGGGCCGCGACCTGGCCTTCGCGGTTTTCGTAAATCATGTGCCGACCTCGGGAGAGACTGCGGAGCGAGGGGTGACGAACCTCTCTGCCTCGCGCGTCCTGGGAGCCCTTTGCGAAGCGTTTTATGACGATCAATCCCCCCAACCTCGATCAGCGGCAGTACCCCAGTTTCCCCTGCAACCGCCAGGGGCAATCCCCCCTTCGCGGGAACACGCCTCGAACGCTCCTGACCCTCAGGCAGATACGATCGAAGGGATCGGACGAATCGGGCGGTCGCGGTAA
- a CDS encoding carbonic anhydrase: MHRLIEGLHRFRESVFPDRKAFFESLAQGQNPDFLFITCCDSRVQPDVVLQSNPGDLFILRNIGNLVPPHGADNSVEAAVEYSIRILGVKHIIICGHSYCGAMEAFLNPQNLSMLPSVVKWLQYADSTRQIMAENYGHLEGKERLDKAIEINVLVQLEHLTTLPSVAPRLMRGELDLHGWVYRFESGDLSAYDPDANCFVDVEKAHLPSIRPVHSTPSTRQEGGR; this comes from the coding sequence ATGCACCGACTCATTGAAGGGTTGCACCGTTTTCGAGAAAGCGTTTTTCCCGATCGAAAAGCGTTTTTCGAATCGCTCGCGCAGGGGCAGAATCCGGATTTCTTGTTCATCACCTGCTGTGACTCGCGGGTTCAACCCGACGTGGTGCTCCAGTCCAATCCGGGCGATCTATTCATTCTGCGAAACATCGGTAATCTCGTGCCGCCGCATGGGGCGGACAATAGTGTGGAGGCGGCCGTTGAGTACTCGATTCGAATTCTAGGAGTCAAACATATTATTATTTGTGGGCACTCTTATTGCGGGGCAATGGAAGCCTTCTTGAACCCGCAGAATCTCTCGATGTTGCCCTCGGTGGTCAAATGGCTGCAGTATGCCGACTCGACGCGTCAGATCATGGCCGAAAATTACGGACATCTGGAAGGGAAGGAGAGACTGGACAAGGCCATTGAGATCAATGTTCTGGTCCAACTCGAACATTTAACGACCCTTCCCAGCGTGGCTCCTCGCCTGATGCGTGGCGAGCTGGATCTGCATGGATGGGTTTATCGGTTCGAGTCGGGGGACCTGTCGGCCTACGATCCGGACGCCAATTGCTTCGTCGACGTTGAGAAGGCTCACCTGCCGTCGATCCGTCCGGTCCACTCGACTCCTTCCACACGGCAAGAGGGGGGGCGGTGA